GACAACGTGCCTCCGCCCACCGTGCAGGCCGCGTTCGCGATGCTCGAGCAGTGCGATGCGCTGCTGGTGGTGGGCTCGTCCCTGGCCATCTACTCGGGCTTCCGCTTCCTCCAGCGCGCCGTCGATCGCCACATGCCCATCGGCCTCGTCAACATCGGCGAGTGCCGCGGGGAGGAGCTGGTGGACGTGCGCGTGGAGGCTCGCGCCGGCGAGGTGCTCCCCCGGCTCGCGGCCGCGCTCGCCGGGGGCTGAGCCCCGAGTCCTGTTGTCTGGCACGGCGCTCCGGGCCAATCTCCCGGCGCCCCCGAAGCCCCGAGAGGACCGAATGCCCGCAGTCATCCGTCCCGCCACCCTGGAGGACCTCCCGGCACTGGCCGCCGCGCTGGCGCCACTCCCGCTCTTCAAGGCCTATGGCCTGGATGCCACCACCCTGGCCGCCCGCTTCCGCGGCGCGCTCGAGCGCGGCGAGGGGCTGCTCATGGCCACCGACGAGAGCGGCCCGGTGGGCGTGTGCTGGTTCCTCACCCGGGGCACCTTCGGCACCGGCGCCTACCTGCGCACGCTCGCCATCCGGGAGGAGCGCCATGGCTCGGGTCTCGGCGCCCAGCTGCTCGCGGCCTACGAGGCCGGGTGTGGAGATCCGCCCGGCGGCTACTTCCTGCTCACCTCCGACTTCAATGAGGGCGCGCAGCGCTTCTACCAGCGGCACGGGTACCGTCAGGTGGGCCAGCTCCCGGGCTTCGCCGTCCCGGGCGTCAGCGAGCTCGTCTTCTGGAAGCCCCGCGTCAGGGGATGATTTCCGCCACCACGGGACGCACCGGCTCGTCGGAGGGCTTGCACGTGGGCCAGGCCGTGTCCTCGAGCAGTGTGCCCACGGTGACCAGCTCGAAGCCGCGCCTGCGCAGTCCCTTGATGACGTCCGGCAGTGCCTGGGCGGTGGGGAAGCGCTTGTGGTTCATGTGCATCACCACGATGGCTCCGGGGGTCGCCTTCTTCACAACCCAGTCCACCAGCCGCTTCGGGGTGATGGTCCCATCCGGGTCTCCCGAGGGCAGGTCGAAGTTGAGGGTGACGAGCGACGCCCGCGACGCGAGCCAGGCGACCCGGCTGTCCACCTCGCCGAAGGGTGGGCGGAAGTACCTGGGGATGCGGCCGGTCTGCTCGTAGACGATCCGCTGCGTGCGCTGCAGCTCCTCCAACACCTTCTGGTCATCCCTCACCTCGGGCATGTGAGGGTGCGAGAAGGTGTGGTTGCCGAACTCGAAGCCCGGGTACTGCGCCAGCTCCTGGAGACGTCCCGGGTTGGCCAGCGCCCAGCCGCCACCGATGAAGAGGGTGGCCGGCGTGCCGGTCTCCAGCAGCGTGCGGATGACGCGCTCGTCGTACTCGTTGCGGCGCGTGGTGCAGGCGTCGAAGGTGAGGGCGACCCGCATCCGGTGGCGGCTGCCGTTCGTCACGATGGGCGCCGTCATGCAGGCCGGAAGCCCCTCGGGCGCGGACGCATTCTCCGCCACCTCCAGGGCCGCCTCGGGCTCCTCGGGAGCAATCCACGCGCACGCGCTTGGCGTGAGCGCCACCAGCACCAGGAAGAATCGCACGGGAGAGCGACGAGCCATGGACCCGAGCAGGTATAGCGCGGATGGCTCGGGACTTGTTGAGTGTGCAACGAGCAGTGCACCCGTGTGACGGGCCGTGTGGTAACGGCGGCGGAGATTTACGGAGTCCTCGAATTCGGATGTCTCCGCGACACCCGCGGGGAGGCTTGACGCGCGGGGCGGACCGCGTCCTCGCGGTGGCCCCGGCCACGTCTCCGCTCAGGCTCGCGCGTCGGCGAACAGCGTGAGGCTGAGGGAGAGATCCTGGTGCACGTTGCCCAGGCCCGGGATGTAGCCCTGCTCGCCGAAGGTGCACAGGCCCAGCAGGGGAACGCCGGGCAGCAGCCGCGAGAACGTCCGCAGGCCCTCGTCGATGCGAGGCCCCAGCGCGCCCGCGCACCCCGCGCAGAAGATGAGCGCCGCGCCCTTCACGTCCCGCGCCGTCAGGTTGCCCTGCGCCAGCGCCATGTCGATGAGGTGGGCCACGTCTCCCACCAGCCCCTCGGCGGTGCCGGTCATCAGACACACCTCGTCCTGGGGCTCGATGCGGGCGAAGACGTCCACCGTTCCCCGGTCCGCGTGGACATGGGCCGGGTGCACCGTCACGTAGTGGTCGCGCGTGTCCAGGTTCCGGCGCACGGCGATGGGCCGCAGCGCCGTCTGCGCCAGGATGTTGCCACCCGAGCGCACCTGATCGTCGATGGAGCCCTCCATCCAGCGCCCCAGTACCTGCGCGGCCGGTTGGCCATCCAGCGTCAGCAGGGTCCGGCCCTCCGTCCCCGTGGCCCGGGCGTGCACCCCCGTGGGGCTGTAGGGCGTGGACAGCGCCGTTCCGATCCGCACCTCGCCGAAGAGGCCCAGCAGGGACACACCCGATTGAACCACTCCCTTCTGGGTGAAGACGCTCCACTGTCCGGCGATGGCATGGTCCGCGGCGCTGCCGCCCTGGCACGGCACGTCCGGACAGACGCTCGCGATGCCCTCCAGCATCGCCTCCTCCACTCCGGGTGAGGCGTTGAAGAGGATGACCCGCGGCATCTTCCCGCCGGACTGGCGCAACAGCTCCCGCGCCGCGGCTTCTCCGGCCCGGCGCCCGTCCGCCTCCGTGGAGTAGGCCACGAAGGCCGTCCCCGGGGTCCCCCCCACCAGCATCACCGCCACCGCGCCGAGGCCGTCGTTGCGCACGCCCGCCGAGGTGAGCACGCCCAGCGACGTGGTCACCCCGTGCAGGGGCACCCCCTCCAAGGCCTCCCGGAAGGCGGCGTGCACCCGCGCGGCGTCGTAGTCCACCGTCGAGGTGATGTAGGCCGCCCGGGCGGGTGCTCCTCCGAGCTGCGCGCGTGCCTGCTCCACCGCGGACTGGACGGCCTGCTTCACATCCGCCGCGTCTCCGACTCCAACTCCGATCGAGACCGTCATCTTCATGCCTCCGAGAGAAGCTTCTGGAGCTCCTTGAGCTCCTGGACCGTCAACAATTGGGGCAGCGCCTGCTCCAGGCGCCGCAGGGCGTCGGGCGGGTCCGGATCATTCGGGCCGAAGCTGCGAACGTTCACGCCGCTCATCATGATGAGGCGCGCGACGCCGAAGCCGAGCTTGTGTTTCTCGACGAAGGCGGTGATGCGGCTGATCCTGTTGGCCATCGGGTTCTCTCACCGCGAGCGGACGACGATCTCCGTGAGCTCCTCGTCCGTGAGGGGCAGGGGGTTGGCCTTCATGCTGCTGGCTGCCTTCGCTCGGGTCACGAGCCTGGGGACGTCCGCCTCCATCAGGCCGTAGTGCCCCAGACCTGGAACGCGCAGCGACTGGCACAGCTCCCTCACCCAGGAGATGCCGTCCTCGGCCCGAGCCCCCGCCCGCCCGGTGAGCAGGACGGCCACTTCCTGGAAGCGTGGCAGCGCGGGGTGCGCGGGAGCACGGGCCCTCAGCGCGCGCAGGTTGACCTCCAGCGTGGCGGGGAGCAGCGCCGCGCAGACCGCGCCATGGGGCGCCTCGAACATGCCTCCCACCGGGGCCGCGAAGCCGTGCACCGCGCCCAGGCCCGCGTTGGCCAGGCACAGGCCCCCGAAGAGGCTCGCCAGGGCGAGGTCCTCCCGCGCCGCCGCGTCCGGGCCTTCCAACACCGCGCGCCGCAGCGAGCGGGCCGAGCGGCCCATTCCCTCGCGGGCGAGCGCGTCGGAGAGCGGATTGGCCCGGGCCGACAGGAAGGGCTCGATGAGCTGGGAGAGCGCGTCCAGTCCGCTGGAGGCGAGCACTGCGGGAGGCACACCCGCGAGCAGGTCCGGATCCACGAGGGCCAGCCGGGGCAGCATGAGGGGGCTGCGCAGGCTCGCCTTCACCTGGGCGTCCTTCACCCCCAGCACCGCGTTGCGTGTCACCTCGGAGCCCGTGCCCGCGGTGGTGGGAATGGCCACCAGCGGCAGCGAGGGCTTCGTCAGCGGCAGGCCCCGGCCCACGACCTCCAGGTAGTCGAGCGGGTCTCCTCCGTTGGCGGCCAGCGCGGCGATGGCCTTGCCCGCGTCCAGCGCGCTGCCTCCGCCGAACGCCACCACCGCGTCACACCGCTCGGACACGGCGAGGGCCGCCCCGTCCCGTGCCAGCTCCACGGTGGGCTCACCCCCCACCGCGAAGGTGACGCTGGAGAGTCCGAGCTGGCCGAGCCCCTCGCGCAGCGGTCCGGCACGCGTGGAGTCCCTGCCCGTGACCACCAGCACCCGGGTTCCGCCCAGGGCCTTCACTTCCCGCGGAGCCTCCGCCAGCCGGCCCGCTCCGAAGAGGATGCGCGTGGCGGTGGCGAACTCGAAGCCGCTCACGCTCATGTCACCACTCCCCGTCCTCGGGGAAGCGGTTGACGTATTTCCGGGACGTGCGCGGCTCGGCCATCATGGGCGCCACGGTGTCGCGCCAAGTCAGATAGTGGGCCGTCTCCTTGTGCGCGGCCGGCGCCTGGGGGTTCTTGTAGACCTCGACGAGCACGAACCGTGTCGGGTCCTCGGTGTCCTGGATGACATCGAAGCGGGCGATGCCCGGCTCCTTCACGCTCGCGCGTGCATTGGCCAGGGTGGCTTCACGGAAGGCGTCCACGGACTCGGGCTTGACGTGCACGTGGACGTGGACGATCAGCAGGCTGTTGGACATGCGCCGAGGATACTAGAGAGGCCCCCTCTTCAGGGGTTTCCGCATGGGCGGCGTCCAATACCCCCAGCATCGTGGACAGGGTTGTCTGATCGAGCACACAGTCCGGGGACACCTGGGGCAGTCCGGCGCCCCCCCTCGCGTGGCGGCCCGCCCGGTGGACGGGCCTGCGTTCGACCAGCATCCGGACGGCGGCTTTGTTATGCACGGGCACCCATGGGGAGACTCTTCTTCACCGCCCTCGTCAACCTTGGTGCCTACTTCGTCCTGCGCCGGCTGTGGCCGAGCATTCGTGAGGGGTGGCGTCATCAGACCTTCCTCGCGCTGGCGGGGCTGTCGCTTCTGGGCCTTGCCCTTCCGCTGGTGTTCGGGTTCGGCGATCACGGCGTGGTACCGATGGTGGGCCTGCCGCTGAAGCTCTTCAGCTCGGGCTGGCTCATCGCGGTGGGGTTGGTGATGCTCCTGGGGTGGCCTCTCGCGCTCCTGCTCAAGCGGCGTGCGCCGGCCCCCGCGAGCGTGGCTCCGGTGGTGCAGGTGACCGAGGGAGGGGCGGCGCTCGTGGCGGCGCCTCCGGTCGACCTGGAGCGGCGGAGTCTGCTCGTGGGCGCGGGGCGGGCGTTGCCGCTGTTCGCCGCGGCGACGAGCTCGGCGGGGATGGTGGCCGGCTCCTCCGGCTTCGTGCTCCGCGAGGTGGATGTGCGGCTGCGTGGCCTTCCCCCGGCGCTGGACGGCTTCCGGATCGGACAGATCACCGACGTCCACATCGGCACGTTCATCGACACCCAGTACCTGCGCGCCACCGTGGAGGCGATGAACCAGGCCGGGGTGGACCTCCAGGTGATGACGGGAGATCTGATCGATGATCTCTCGCAGCTCGACGAGACGATGGCCGCGCTCGAGATGTGCCAGGCGCGGCACGGGATGCTCGCCATCCTCGGCAACCACGAGCACTGGCGGGGCCTGCCCGCCGTCCGCGAGGCGTACGCGGCGAGCGCGCGCCGCGGCGGCCCGGTCCGCCTCCTGGTGGATGAGGCGCACGTGCTCGAGCATGCCGGGCACCGGGTGCGGGTGGTGGGCGTGGACTATCCCATCGGGCCGCGCCGCAGCGTGAGCGCGAAGGCGGATCGCATGCGGCGTTCGGCGGAGGTCGCCTTCCGGGGCACGTCTCCGGACGAGCTGGTGCTCTGCCTGTCGCACCACCCGGACTTCTTCCCGCTCGCGGTGGAGCGGGGCGCGCGGCTCACGCTCTCCGGCCACACGCATGGCGGGCAGGTGGCGCTCCTCGGCATGCCGCTGTTCCGGTTCGCCTTCGACTACATGCTGGGGCGCTACCGGCGCGGGGAGGGACAGCTCTACGTGTCGGGAGGCACGGGGCACTGGCTGCCGTTCCGCATCGGCGTGCCGGCCGAGGTGACCCTCGTCACGCTCCGCGCGGAGGCCTGAGCGCCCCGTCCGTCAGTCGACCGTGGGCTCGGCGCGGGCCTGGCAGGCGAAGGGGAGCGGCGCGGCGAGGGCCTCCTGATACTCCGCCTCGCTGATGTCGCCTCCCTCGTACATGTCCGTCAGCAGATCACCCACGACCTTCATCCAGGTGTCCGAGAGCGCTCCCCGGGAGCAGTACCCGTGGTAGCGCACCGGGTTGGGGATGATGGTGGCGAGAAAGGCGGCCTCGCGGATGCTCAGCTCGCGCGCGTTCTTGTCGAAGTAGTGCCGCGCCGCCTCTCCAATGCCGTAGACGTTGGGGCCCCACTCGATGAGGTTGAGGTACACCTCGAGCAGCCGCTCCTTCGACACCGAGGCCTCCAGCCCCAGTGTGAGGAGCGCTTCCTTCACCTTGCGCGCGTACGTCCTCTCCCGCGACAGGAAGAGGTTCTTCGCCAGCTGCTGGGTGAGGGTGGAGCCTCCGCGCAGCTTGTCGTCCTCGGGCGCCAGCACGATGTTCCGCAGCGACTCGAAGTCGAAGCCCTGGTGGATCCAGAAGGCGGCGTCCTCGCTGCGCAGCACCGCGCGCACCAGCGGACGCGGCAGCTCGGCCAGGGGCACGTAGGCGGGATTGGCCGGGCCGATGCGCAGCTCCCGTCCGCGCCCCTCGGCCGTCAACGGACGGTAGTCGAAGGACTCGCGCACCCAGGCCAGCGGTCCCGTCCTGGCCGCGCGCTTCAGCTCCGGCGGTAGCTCCAGCTTCGCCTGCACCGCCCAGTCGCGGCGCCGGTACACCGGACCGGAGAGCGCCAGCGAGGCCCGGAACTGGCCCTCCAGCCGCGCCAGCTCGACGTCGGGCACCAGGGAGGGAGGCAGCGCCGTCAGCGCCTCTTCAAAGGAGAGCGGTTGCAGCTCCGCCCGCAGCCAGAAGCGGGGCTCTCCCACCCAGGTGGTCTCGCCGTGCACCTCGACGCCCGCCTGACGGCGCTCACCCATCGTCAGCCGCAGGGACTCGAGCACCACCTTCCGGCTCTTCACGTCCCAGTTCACGCGGCCCTGGGCGGAGAAGGTGAAGGGGCCCACCGGCTCCGGGGCCAGCTGGGGACTGGCCACGGTGAGGCCCGTCATCGCCCCGGAGAAGGTGAGGCGGGAGGCATCCGCCTGGAGCTCGCCCTCCAGCGTGCCTCCTTCCACGCTCAGGGGAAGCTCGGCGAGCGACAGCAGGGGGCCCGCGGGCACGCCTCGTATCCGGAGCGTCCCCGAGGGGCCCGACTCCGCGCGCACGACGGTCAACGCCGCGCTCCCGCCTCCGGGCAGCTCGGCCGTGGCCTCCAGCCGGGGCTCCTCCTTCGTGCCCTCCACCCGCACCCGGCCCGCGAACGGGCCCCACTCCCTCCGGCCCTGGTGCTCGAAGGCCAGGTGCACGTTCTTCAGCACCACCTGGGGAAGCTCGCGGGAGGTGCCCGGGTCCGAGGACGCGGCGGGGCGCCGGTCCTTCCGGGCCTCGCGGACCCGTTCGACGAGGGCCCGCAGCTCCTGCCCGTCGGGACCGGCCTCGACCGTCACCCCCGCGAGCTCCACCCGGCTCGCCTCGACGTGGCCCCTGAGCAGGGCCATCCGCCGGATGCGGACGGTGACGCGCGAGACGCGCACCACGGGAGGGCCCTCGGGCCGCGTCCCCGGAATCTCCACGGGTCCCAGGGACACCGTGCCCGTCCACCCGACGTGGAAGTCGTTCCCGATGTGCACCGGGCCCAACCGGGACTCCAGGGCGGGTTCTACCCGGGCCAGCACCCGGGCGCGTGCGTCCTCGCCCTGCAGCCATGCATACCCCGCGGCCCCGCCAACGGCGAGCAGGAGCGCGAGCAGCAGGAGGACGAGGAGCCCTTTCTTGGACAAACGGCGCGAGGAGGACATGGGGCTCGCGCCTCCCTATCGGCAGGAGGCGCGAGGTTCAAGCGCGGTGAATCAGCGCGTCGCGCAGTAACCAAAGCTGGTGCTGCCACCCGGGCCCAACTGGCCGTTCCAGTCCTGGCCCACGAAGGTGGTCTGGCCCCCGGAAGGCGTGGCCGTGGCGTTCCACACGTGCGTGAGGTTGCCTCCCACGCTCATCGTGGCCCGCCAGGTGATGGTGTCCGTCCCGGGGTTGGTCACCTTGACGTTGGTGCAGTAGCCGCTCCCCCAGTCATCCTGCGGGAGCATGGTCACCTTCACGTTGCCGGAGGCCGCCGGGTCGGTCGTGCCACCCCCGCCGCCATTGCCCGGCGTGCCGCCGCCACCACCTCCCGGCTTCGTTCCCGGATCTCCCAGTCGCTCGGTGAAGCGCGGCAGCTGCGTCAGCGTCACGAGCAGCTCCGGGATGCTCTGCCCGCCCTCGCGGAAGCGCTCGGTGAGCTGACGGGCCACGCAGGACTCGTCATCCCCGGAGGAGCCGTAGGCGAAGCGCAGCCACTGCATCGAGAAGCAGGACGCGACGTCCGCGCTGGCGCCCAGCTTGCTCTGCAACTCCTCCACGCCGGTGAAGGTGCCGTCGGTGCCGGGCGTGGGCGCGGACCACACCGCGCCCGTCGCATCCACGGGCTGCCCGTCCGCCTGCGCCGGCCGGTAGCGGCCGACACTGTCGAACT
This Archangium lipolyticum DNA region includes the following protein-coding sequences:
- a CDS encoding iron-containing alcohol dehydrogenase — translated: MSVSGFEFATATRILFGAGRLAEAPREVKALGGTRVLVVTGRDSTRAGPLREGLGQLGLSSVTFAVGGEPTVELARDGAALAVSERCDAVVAFGGGSALDAGKAIAALAANGGDPLDYLEVVGRGLPLTKPSLPLVAIPTTAGTGSEVTRNAVLGVKDAQVKASLRSPLMLPRLALVDPDLLAGVPPAVLASSGLDALSQLIEPFLSARANPLSDALAREGMGRSARSLRRAVLEGPDAAAREDLALASLFGGLCLANAGLGAVHGFAAPVGGMFEAPHGAVCAALLPATLEVNLRALRARAPAHPALPRFQEVAVLLTGRAGARAEDGISWVRELCQSLRVPGLGHYGLMEADVPRLVTRAKAASSMKANPLPLTDEELTEIVVRSR
- a CDS encoding putative quinol monooxygenase; the protein is MSNSLLIVHVHVHVKPESVDAFREATLANARASVKEPGIARFDVIQDTEDPTRFVLVEVYKNPQAPAAHKETAHYLTWRDTVAPMMAEPRTSRKYVNRFPEDGEW
- a CDS encoding metallophosphoesterase, with the translated sequence MGRLFFTALVNLGAYFVLRRLWPSIREGWRHQTFLALAGLSLLGLALPLVFGFGDHGVVPMVGLPLKLFSSGWLIAVGLVMLLGWPLALLLKRRAPAPASVAPVVQVTEGGAALVAAPPVDLERRSLLVGAGRALPLFAAATSSAGMVAGSSGFVLREVDVRLRGLPPALDGFRIGQITDVHIGTFIDTQYLRATVEAMNQAGVDLQVMTGDLIDDLSQLDETMAALEMCQARHGMLAILGNHEHWRGLPAVREAYAASARRGGPVRLLVDEAHVLEHAGHRVRVVGVDYPIGPRRSVSAKADRMRRSAEVAFRGTSPDELVLCLSHHPDFFPLAVERGARLTLSGHTHGGQVALLGMPLFRFAFDYMLGRYRRGEGQLYVSGGTGHWLPFRIGVPAEVTLVTLRAEA
- a CDS encoding GNAT family N-acetyltransferase: MPAVIRPATLEDLPALAAALAPLPLFKAYGLDATTLAARFRGALERGEGLLMATDESGPVGVCWFLTRGTFGTGAYLRTLAIREERHGSGLGAQLLAAYEAGCGDPPGGYFLLTSDFNEGAQRFYQRHGYRQVGQLPGFAVPGVSELVFWKPRVRG
- a CDS encoding FIST signal transduction protein, with product MTVSIGVGVGDAADVKQAVQSAVEQARAQLGGAPARAAYITSTVDYDAARVHAAFREALEGVPLHGVTTSLGVLTSAGVRNDGLGAVAVMLVGGTPGTAFVAYSTEADGRRAGEAAARELLRQSGGKMPRVILFNASPGVEEAMLEGIASVCPDVPCQGGSAADHAIAGQWSVFTQKGVVQSGVSLLGLFGEVRIGTALSTPYSPTGVHARATGTEGRTLLTLDGQPAAQVLGRWMEGSIDDQVRSGGNILAQTALRPIAVRRNLDTRDHYVTVHPAHVHADRGTVDVFARIEPQDEVCLMTGTAEGLVGDVAHLIDMALAQGNLTARDVKGAALIFCAGCAGALGPRIDEGLRTFSRLLPGVPLLGLCTFGEQGYIPGLGNVHQDLSLSLTLFADARA
- a CDS encoding polysaccharide deacetylase family protein, with protein sequence MARRSPVRFFLVLVALTPSACAWIAPEEPEAALEVAENASAPEGLPACMTAPIVTNGSRHRMRVALTFDACTTRRNEYDERVIRTLLETGTPATLFIGGGWALANPGRLQELAQYPGFEFGNHTFSHPHMPEVRDDQKVLEELQRTQRIVYEQTGRIPRYFRPPFGEVDSRVAWLASRASLVTLNFDLPSGDPDGTITPKRLVDWVVKKATPGAIVVMHMNHKRFPTAQALPDVIKGLRRRGFELVTVGTLLEDTAWPTCKPSDEPVRPVVAEIIP
- a CDS encoding biosynthetic peptidoglycan transglycosylase, which translates into the protein MSSSRRLSKKGLLVLLLLALLLAVGGAAGYAWLQGEDARARVLARVEPALESRLGPVHIGNDFHVGWTGTVSLGPVEIPGTRPEGPPVVRVSRVTVRIRRMALLRGHVEASRVELAGVTVEAGPDGQELRALVERVREARKDRRPAASSDPGTSRELPQVVLKNVHLAFEHQGRREWGPFAGRVRVEGTKEEPRLEATAELPGGGSAALTVVRAESGPSGTLRIRGVPAGPLLSLAELPLSVEGGTLEGELQADASRLTFSGAMTGLTVASPQLAPEPVGPFTFSAQGRVNWDVKSRKVVLESLRLTMGERRQAGVEVHGETTWVGEPRFWLRAELQPLSFEEALTALPPSLVPDVELARLEGQFRASLALSGPVYRRRDWAVQAKLELPPELKRAARTGPLAWVRESFDYRPLTAEGRGRELRIGPANPAYVPLAELPRPLVRAVLRSEDAAFWIHQGFDFESLRNIVLAPEDDKLRGGSTLTQQLAKNLFLSRERTYARKVKEALLTLGLEASVSKERLLEVYLNLIEWGPNVYGIGEAARHYFDKNARELSIREAAFLATIIPNPVRYHGYCSRGALSDTWMKVVGDLLTDMYEGGDISEAEYQEALAAPLPFACQARAEPTVD